A single Drosophila miranda strain MSH22 chromosome XR, D.miranda_PacBio2.1, whole genome shotgun sequence DNA region contains:
- the LOC108153441 gene encoding mucin-19: protein MKIHRSNESFCCCWLLFLVALLVAAAATSTTTVSETQTNATNGAIRQPAAAAAVPAEREGREPRQLQLGVQQNATAATAAAASDGESRTSAEILGPSDVDAVGDKPTTYRPSGANRPSIAPPLNSAQDRERKLMNVLAARRTALHRGGFRTRIGGTTGRSGISQAAAAAAAVESTSKSPSDPRSVCIRNCTKNFTRRTTASCMRQCANFTRMAMAGTMERGGQPGANSSSAVPKGSMKVGGGGAAAGGAADRDTNEILFSDESSHGLFVVAKEQNDTLNHIADGTKPPVVGKAVRGKVTSVEHEQEQEQDDDEEDDELKPYVYFGAKLPPIRPGGLTIKAAEGDDEHPRVLEVSVAQSTTPTPSQTLTTSTSTTSRPTASTRRPLTAVERSRSRYKYHMRERGIAAAADPPPPPAVIAPPVSRTRYVGSGRSTAGLQSETEVAKPVVVRRVVAPKAAQPSSSTPLIITVLSAEEDTTLGQAEVQQPEATTTTSTSTTTTAKPTTTSTTTTQAPPPPSTTTTKRTTTKAPTTTTTTTTAKTTTSTTPGTTSSTTTIHSVVPTTPKRKSIIEKDTELIRALGPALTQEINIEDQNNLIIFCNNTSDCGATPRTPHTQLSHTTDSSPKILRTTVLTSVRSTVHPRTTTSSSSSSTSTTQAAPPADVYIGVVESSSSASATPLDISSTIVIANERDVDLEMRRMNLVTLVLVAVGVIPLAAIILYLVRNYVVRRRAKKHGEVFDVCITDQQPISPVKKVDSKYQLDEEEDEVDHHQHHHQQQQQQQHHHAQHQAMPMSQASRDANHNRYTMDDKTSLASEYQDFDRSNIRLKSLLGEGNFGQVWKAEADDLSGHFGATRIVAVKTIRACSAQVSLKDEANIMRKLGSHQNVVTLLGACVESEPHMLIMEYAMRGRLLSLLRAARSATNILPASVPGGRSLAPLSPRTLAGFALDIACGMEYIAGRRIVHRDLAARNVLLDHNGMCKICDFGMSIDLDAERMRKEQEKNAANDILRSNALKFKFDFGSRYILQHWQHTFGQGQSNGHCSKEHHHSHGGHDTIGKRHALPIRWMAPESLQYHMFTTETDIWAFGIVLWEIATLGSTPYSQQTGREVIRRVPQGLRPELPKESRHEFYNLMSRCWHKDPHMRPSFAQSRLEITRSLHKWVDDDSAASDYMDVSGFSEDLEHGVVYFNHRISEFECEI from the exons ATGCCGTCGGGGATAAGCCCACCACCTATCGACCCTCGGGTGCTAATCGGCCATCGATTGCGCCGCCCCTCAACTCTGCGCAGGACAGAGAGCGCAAGCTGATGAACGTCTTGGCCGCCCGGCGTACGGCCCTGCATCGCGGTGGCTTCCGCACCCGCATCGGCGGCACCACAGGACGCAGTGGCATATCCcaagcggcggcggcggccgcGGCAGTGGAGAGCACCTCCAAGTCGCCGAGCGATCCGCGGTCCGTGTGCATCAGGAACTGCACCAAGAACTTCACGCGCCGCACCACCGCCAGCTGCATGCGGCAGTGCGCCAACTTCACCCGCATGGCCATGGCGGGAACCATGGAGCGGGGGGGACAGCCGGGGGCGAACAGTTCCTCTGCGGTGCCGAAGGGATCCATGAAGGTGGGTGGCGGCGGAGCGGCGGCTGGTGGCGCCGCGGATCGCGACACCAACGAGATCCTCTTCAGCGATGAGTCCTCCCACGGCCTCTTTGTGGTGGCCAAGGAGCAGAACGACACGCTTAACCACATTGCAGACGGGACCAAGCCCCCGGTGGTGGGCAAGGCTGTGCGTGGCAAGGTCACTTCCGTGGAGCACgaacaggagcaggagcaggacgaTGATGAGGAAGACGACGAGCTGAAGCCGTACGTTTATTTTGGAGCCAAACTCCCGCCGATTAGGCCCGGAGGCCTGACCATCAAGGCAGCCGAAGGCGACGACGAGCATCCACGTGTGCTGGAAGTATCGGTGGCTCAGAGCACCACCCCTACACCCAGTCAGACTCTGAcgaccagcaccagcaccacaTCCAGACCCACAGCCTCCACGCGACGTCCCCTGACCGCCGTGGAGCGCAGTCGCAGCCGCTACAAGTACCACATGCGGGAACGAGGCATAGCCGCAGCGGCTGACCCACCGCCACCCCCCGCTGTGATCGCCCCACCAGTAAGCCGCACGCGATATGTGGGCTCGGGGCGATCCACAGCGGGACTGCAGTCCGAAACGGAGGTGGCCAAGCCCGTGGTGGTGCGTAGGGTGGTGGCCCCCAAGGCAGCACAGCCTTCTTCCTCGACGCCGCTCATCATCACGGTGCTGAGTGCCGAGGAGGATACGACGTTGGGGCAGGCAGaagtgcagcagccagaggCAACCACAACCACCAGTACAAGCACCACCACAACGGCGAAACCTACAACAACAAGCACAACAACCACCcaagcaccaccaccacctagcaccaccaccaccaagAGAACCACCACGAAAGCaccaaccacaaccacaacaacaacaacagcaaagaCTACAACCAGCACAACGCCGGGCACCACCTCGAGCACCACCACCATCCATTCCGTCGTTCCAACCACACCGAAGCGAAAGAGCATCATCGAGAAGGACACAGAGCTGATTCGGGCGTTGGGGCCAGCCCTAACGCAAGAGATCAACATCGAGGATCAGAACAATCTCATCATCTTCTGCAACAACACCTCCGACTGTGGCGCCACGCCGCGCACACCCCACACGCAGCTGTCGCACACCACCGACTCGAGTCCGAAGATACTGCGCACCACAGTGCTGACCTCAGTGCGATCCACAGTGCACCCgcgcaccaccaccagcagcagcagcagcagcaccagcaccacacAGGCAGCACCACCCGCTGATGTCTACATTGGGGTGGTGGAATCCTCCTCGTCGGCCAGCGCCACGCCGCTGGACATTAGCTCCACGATTGTGATTGCCAACGAGCGGGATGTGGATCTGGAGATGCGGCGAATGAATCTCGTGACCCTGGTGCTGGTGGCCGTGGGCGTGATACCGCTGGCCGCCATCATCCTCTATCTGGTGCGCAACTATGTGGTGCGTCGCAGGGCCAAGAAGCACGGCGAGGTCTTTGACGTGTGCATCACGGACCAGCAGCCCATCAGTCCCGTGAAGAAGGTGGACTCCAAGTACCAGttggatgaggaggaggacgaggtGGATCACCATCAGCACCatcaccaacaacaacagcaacagcaacaccatCATGCGCAACACCAGGCCATGCCCATGTCGCAGGCGTCGCGGGATGCCAACCACAATCGGTATACGATGGACGACAAGACGTCGCTGGCCAGCGAGTACCAGGACTTTGATCGCAGCAACATTCGCCTGAAGAGCCTCCTGGGCGAGGGCAACTTCGGGCAGGTGTGGAAGGCGGAGGCGGACGACCTCAGCGGCCACTTTGGGGCCACGCGCATTGTGGCCGTCAAGACGATACGCGCCTGCAGTGCGCAGGTGAGCCTCAAGGACGAGGCCAACATCATGAGGAAGCTGGGCTCCCATCAGAATGTGGTCACCCTCCTCGGAGCCTGCGTCGAGAGTG AGCCCCACATGCTGATCATGGAGTATGCGATGCGTGGTCGCCTTCTATCGCTCTTGAGGGCAGCTCGGAGTGCCACGAACATCCTGCCCGCCTCAGTGCCAGGTGGACGTAGTCTGGCTCCACTCTCTCCGCGAACCCTGGCGGGCTTTGCCCTGGACATTGCCTGCGGCATGGAGTACATAGCAGGGCGAAGG ATTGTTCATCGAGATCTGGCCGCTCGAAATGTGCTCCTCGATCACAATGGCATGTGCAAGATTTGTGATTTTGGCATGTCCATTGACCTGGATGCGGAGCGCATGCGCAAGGAGCAGGAGAAGAATGCGGCCAACGATATACTGCGCAGCAATGCTCTGAAGTTCAAGTTTGACTTTGGCAGTCGCTACATCCTGCAGCACTGGCAGCACACCTTCGGCCAGGGACAGAGTAACGGACACTGCTCGAAGGAGCATCATCACTCCCATGGCGGCCACGACACGATTGGCAAGCGCCACGCTCTGCCCATTAGATGGATGGCGCCCGAGAGCCTGCAGTATCACATGTTCACCACAGAAACGGACATCTGGGCCTTTGGCATTGTCCTTTGGGAGATTGCCACATTGG GCTCCACGCCGTACTCCCAGCAGACGGGCCGCGAAGTGATACGCCGGGTGCCGCAGGGTCTGCGTCCCGAGCTGCCCAAGGAGAGCCGCCATGAGTTCTACAACCTGATGTCCCGCTGCTGGCACAAGGATCCGCACATGCGCCCATCGTTCGCCCAGTCCCGGCTGGAAATCACCCGATCGCTGCACAAATGGGTCGACGACGACTCGGCCGCCTCCGACTACATGGACGTGAGCGGCTTCAGCGAGGATCTCGAGCATGGTGTGGTGTACTTCAACCATCGCATCTCGGAGTTTGAATGCGAAATATGA
- the LOC108153684 gene encoding neurotrophin 1 translates to MKAGRAFGCLFWALLYCVLYLDLVHSDDELLDFDFADAKDPTITDDWQLDDLEEQQAEQKLESNMLDFSVDLDEPEPERQIPQFDWREKVLRNALSKALTDEGLRQKFVEVMPILRVLSSQQRLALSALISAQMNAKQGHDLRLEQVRMMFGNDKKLILPIVYDLANLVKSSTRKYLNLGSDLASAALLHTAPVKRKQDQLTVEESPLKRRQDQLTVEESEQDDHVGTIDVSAAPTEDAASLEDFFEEMQSDVLDPQMINEALQSADMKRNSSSKDARSRVRRSANEFVHKLTRSVPVSVTEQQLLGGIAGRTIRLNTTSFQQPSSGANNQSYVEIEDLAFAGLNGTDVIPLNADERLDLQRNSAEEPLPEEPLPSPEELIAGPRYRLGKRPHPGQKSAAPVKRKRVQSGSRGRPKTSASSHKPLVVPPAVAQRKCERFTSNMCIRTDDYPLEQIMGSIRRHKNAMSALLAEFYDKPNNNLELSEDFDDFSLTKKRREDEGNSAGGMCLSVVRYARPQKAKSASGEWKYIVNTGQHTQTLRLEKCSNPGESCSYLAQTYRSHCSQVYNYHRLLSWDKVRGLHVDIFKVPTCCSCQVDGYRQQFPPLSSIQAKDYSPLANFKPESVGSNGYSTINEEDLDYAEDSEEDELGLGLRYPTFNGRDTNELYAGSKKMRASTSVGPYLSPPDDDVEEDPRYGGIGSGYKSSHHNHKGGAGASSKKYYSQASRRRPHQQQQQNEARVDLDLAPSEMHTDQEVNVNPFAGPVLSAGEKPIQRLPINRKRIYTSTHPNTAAAATAATSAAASSSASSASSAGGVRLRLPQTTSLPARTGTAAIISSHSSGSSAHHATHAHQAAAAAAAAFPAASSTAATSQPAFNQRNHHLGGGGGGGSGGKSRPRFYAPPATTPLAVAPIPISVAASQPASPLPTERTTQHQQQQQQQQRQQQGHQQQHQSTPLPQPPASVYHVNSIYTSSGGSSSSVDGASAGPSNGTKRINYNYHPIIDFFEKSSRRAEQTLAVTPGGLGLGLGDYDMEESRLMEQRVRPAAGMGMGIGIGMGTGTGTGTGMATGVFQHPIPIPTTSHERRMGFGAGGAGGAGGVVGGLGGAGAGLGGGRQGFANDNAWQPMVVAP, encoded by the exons atgaaagCTGGCCGCGCCTTTGGCTGCCTCTTCTGGGCCCTGCTCTATTGTGTGCTCTACCTGGACCTCGTCCACAGCGATGACGAGCTGCTGGACTTTGACTTTGCGGATGCCAAGGACCCCACCATCACGGACGACTGGCAGCTGGACGActtggaggagcagcaggccgAACAGAAGCTAGAGTCGAATATGCTGGACTTCAGTGTGGATCTGGACGAGCCGGAGCCAGAGAGGCAGATCCCACAGTTCGACTGGCGCGAAAAGGTGCTGCGGAATGCCCTGTCGAAAGCCCTCACCGACGAGGGTCTGCGCCAGAAGTTCGTCGAGGTGATGCCCATTCTCCGGGTGCTCTCCTCCCAGCAGCGATTGGCTCTCTCGGCTCTCATCTCGGCCCAGATGAATGCCAAACAGGGACACGATCTGAGATTAGAACAG GTCCGCATGATGTTTGGCAATGACAAGAAGCTCATTCTGCCCATTGTCTACGATCTGGCCAATCTGGTGAAGAGCTCCACCCGCAAGTATCTCAATCTGGGCTCCGACCTGGCTTCGGCAGCACTCCTTCATACGGCTCCAGTGAAGCGCAAGCAGGATCAGCTGACTGTGGAGGAGTCCCCGCTGAAACGCAGGCAGGATCAGCTGACTGTGGAGGAGTCCGAGCAGGATGATCATGTGGGCACCATCGATGTCAGTGCCGCACCCACAGAGGATGCCGCCTCTTTGGAGGATTTCTTCGAAGAGATGCAATCCGATGTGCTCGATCCGCAGATGATCAATGAGGCCCTGCAGTCGGCGGATATGAAGAGGAACTCCTCGAGCAAGGATGCAAGGAGCAGGGTGCGACGATCGGCCAATGAGTTTGTCCACAAACTGACCCGCTCCGTGCCCGTTTCGGTGACAGAGCAACAGCTCCTGGGGGGCATAGCAGGACGCACCATCCGCCTGAACACGACCTCTTTTCAGCAGCCCAGCAGCGGCGCCAATAATCAGTCCTATGTGGAGATCGAGGATCTCGCGTTTGCCGGTCTCAATGGCACGGATGTGATTCCCCTGAACGCCGATGAGCGCTTGGATCTGCAGCGAAACAGCGCCGAGGAGCCGTTGCCGGAGGAGCCACTGCCGAGTCCAGAAGAACTGATTGCCGGTCCGCGGTACCGTCTGGGCAAGCGGCCACATCCTGGCCAGAAGTCGGCGGCGCCCGTCAAACGAAAGAGGGTACAGAGCGGGTCTCGGGGCAGGCCCAAGACCTCGGCCAGCTCCCACAAGCCACTGGTGGTGCCGCCGGCGGTGGCGCAACGAAAATGCGAACGCTTCACCAGCAACATGTGCATCCGCACCGATGACTATCCGCT CGAACAGATCATGGGCAGCATACGGCGGCACAAGAACGCCATGTCCGCTCTTCTGGCCGAGTTCTACGACAAACCCAACAACAATCTGGAGTTAAGCGAGGATTTCGATGACTTCAGCCTCACGAAGAAGCG GCGAGAGGACGAGGGCAACAGTGCCGGTGGCATGTGCCTGAGCGTGGTGCGTTACGCCCGACCGCAGAAGGCCAAGTCCGCTTCCGGGGAGTGGAAGTACATCGTGAACACGGGCCAGCACACCCAAACTCTGAGACTGGAGAAGTGCAG CAATCCTGGGGAGAGCTGCTCGTACTTGGCGCAGACATACCGCTCGCACTGTTCGCAGGTCTACAACTACCATCGTCTGCTCAGCTGGGACAAGGTGCGGGGCCTGCATGTGGACATCTTTAAGGTGCCCACCTGCTGCTCCTGCCAGGTGGATGGCTATCGCCAGCAGTTCCCGCCTCTGTCCTCCATCCAGGCCAAGGACTACTCGCCGCTGGCCAACTTTAAGCCGGAGAGTGTCGGCTCGAATGGCTACAGCACCATCAATGAGGAGGACCTGGACTATGCCGAGGACAGCGAAGAGGATGAGCTGGGTCTGGGCCTGCGCTATCCGACCTTCAACGGGCGCGACACCAACGAACTGTATGCCGGCAGCAAGAAGATGCGCGCCTCGACCAGCGTGGGCCCGTATCTGAGTCCGCCCGATGACGATGTCGAGGAGGATCCACGGTACGGTGGCATTGGCAGTGGCTACAAGAGTAGCCACCACAACCACAAGGGTGGAGCCGGTGCTAGCTCGAAGAAATATTACAGCCAGGCGAGCCGACGCCGGccgcatcagcagcagcagcagaatgAGGCGCGAGTGGACTTGGATTTGGCGCCAAGTGAGATGCACACCGACCAAGAGGTAAACGTAAACCCATTTGCTGGCCCAGTGCTCAGTGCTGGGGAGAAGCCCATCCAGCGTCTGCCCATCAATCGCAAGCGTATTTATACCTCCACCCACCCCAACACAGCAGCCGCCGCAACCGCCGCaacttcagcagcagcatcatcatctGCATCATCTGCATCGTCCGCTGGAGGAGTCCGGCTTCGCTTACCACAGACCACAAGCCTACCAGCCCGAACAGGAACCGCTGCCATCATCAGCTCCCATTCCAGTGGCTCCAGTGCCCATCATGCCACCCATGCCCATcaagcagccgcagcagccgcCGCAGCATTCCCTGCTGCATCCTCAACAGCTGCGACATCTCAGCCTGCCTTCAACCAGCGCAACCACCACCTCggtgggggcgggggcgggggcagtggtGGGAAGTCGCGACCCCGCTTCTATGCACCCCCAGCGACCACGCCCCTGGCAGTCGCACCAATCCCAATCTCAGtggcagccagccagccagcgtCGCCTCTTCCGACCGAGCGCACCAcacagcatcagcaacagcaacagcaacagcaacggcaacagcagggccaccagcagcagcatcagtcGACGCCACTACCACAGCCGCCGGCCTCCGTCTACCATGTGAACTCCATTTACACGAGCAGCGGCGGGAGTAGCAGCAGCGTCGATGGTGCCTCGGCTGGGCCAAGTAACGGCACCAAGCGCATCAACTACAACTACCATCCCATCATAGACTTCTTCGAGAAGAGCAGCAGGAGGGCAGAGCAGACATTGGCAGTGACTCCCGGAGGATTAGGATTAGGACTAGGAGACTACGATATGGAGGAGTCACGTCTGATGGAGCAGCGTGTCCGTCCAGCTgcgggcatgggcatgggcattggcatcggcatgggcacaggcacaggcactggcactggcatgGCCACTGGAGTCTTTCAGCATCCCATTCCGATTCCCACAACCTCCCATGAGCGTCGCATGGGCTttggtgctggtggtgctggtggtgctggtggCGTGGTGGGTGGTCTcggtggtgctggtgctggtttGGGTGGCGGCCGGCAGGGCTTTGCCAATGACAATGCCTGGCAGCCCATGGTTGTGGCGCCCTAG